One genomic segment of Natranaeroarchaeum aerophilus includes these proteins:
- a CDS encoding metal ABC transporter substrate-binding protein: MPTRRDLLRGSGAILAGGTLAGCTSALSDANDGVFASFFTLAEFTRAVTGDAHEVENAVPMGGHGHGWTPSVDMLPSIVESEVFVYLDVDGFQPWAEDVAGQVRDGYEDDVVLVDALAGIELLEYEGHDHSHDEHHADDSEHDGIGRIDTFELVDRSVDDAVGEAHGDHWHGGPPDVSLDEHVSLGAVVTDEDGTDVPLGGDSQYTLDASVGEGDGALDVESHGDHVHLHGNSIGTVEVVFQLRKDGESRWEAPPTEVDVVETVADDTEEDDHDHDDDDDHDHSHDDHDHSHGEYDAKFFTDPIRAQQGVRNIRDALVEIDPDNADSYEANATTYIGELNDLHEQYETTLADREHDVAVVAGHDSFQYLGERYDFEIHTPVGLSPDHEPAPDEIAETVELVESEEIDCILWDYFDGNDTATVIADEVDHEVTIEMVSPAESVTEEWNEDGVGSYISQMKEINLPAFATALGAE; this comes from the coding sequence ATGCCGACAAGACGTGATCTACTGCGGGGCTCAGGAGCGATACTCGCGGGAGGAACGCTTGCCGGGTGTACGTCGGCGCTCTCGGACGCCAACGACGGTGTTTTTGCCTCGTTTTTTACCCTCGCGGAGTTCACGCGCGCAGTGACAGGCGATGCACACGAAGTCGAAAACGCGGTTCCCATGGGCGGACACGGACACGGGTGGACGCCATCAGTTGATATGCTGCCCTCGATCGTCGAGTCAGAGGTGTTCGTCTACCTCGATGTCGACGGATTCCAGCCGTGGGCCGAAGACGTTGCTGGGCAGGTGCGCGACGGCTACGAGGACGACGTAGTTCTTGTCGACGCGCTGGCCGGGATCGAGTTGCTGGAGTACGAGGGCCACGACCACAGCCACGACGAACACCATGCTGACGATTCCGAGCATGACGGCATCGGTCGGATTGACACGTTCGAGCTTGTCGATCGGTCGGTCGACGACGCCGTCGGCGAGGCACACGGCGACCACTGGCACGGCGGGCCGCCGGACGTCTCGCTCGACGAGCACGTCTCACTTGGCGCGGTCGTTACCGACGAGGACGGTACTGACGTTCCGCTTGGTGGGGATAGCCAGTACACGCTCGATGCGAGTGTCGGTGAGGGTGACGGTGCACTCGACGTCGAGAGCCACGGCGACCACGTCCACCTGCACGGCAACTCCATCGGGACTGTTGAGGTCGTGTTCCAGCTCCGGAAGGACGGAGAGAGCCGGTGGGAGGCACCACCGACCGAGGTCGACGTCGTCGAGACGGTTGCCGACGATACGGAAGAGGATGACCACGACCACGATGACGACGACGATCATGATCACAGCCACGATGACCACGATCACAGCCACGGCGAGTACGACGCGAAGTTCTTTACAGACCCAATCAGGGCACAGCAAGGTGTCCGGAACATTCGGGACGCACTCGTGGAGATCGACCCCGACAACGCTGACAGCTACGAGGCAAATGCAACGACGTACATCGGGGAGCTGAACGACCTGCACGAGCAGTACGAAACCACCCTCGCCGACCGCGAGCACGACGTAGCCGTCGTTGCGGGCCACGACTCGTTCCAGTATCTCGGGGAGCGATACGACTTCGAGATCCACACGCCGGTTGGGCTCTCACCGGATCACGAACCCGCACCCGACGAAATCGCGGAGACCGTCGAACTCGTCGAATCCGAGGAAATCGACTGCATCCTCTGGGACTACTTCGACGGCAACGATACCGCGACGGTGATCGCCGACGAGGTCGATCACGAGGTCACGATCGAGATGGTTTCGCCTGCAGAAAGCGTCACCGAGGAGTGGAACGAAGACGGGGTCGGAAGCTACATAAGTCAGATGAAAGAGATCAACCTTCCCGCCTTCGCCACGGCGCTGGGAGCGGAGTAG
- a CDS encoding ABC transporter ATP-binding protein, translated as MSTPAVDRTGPDTDILLATEGLTKHFGGLTAVDSVDLSVKEGELRCLIGPNGAGKSTLLDLITGQLESSEGSIYFDGMDLTDLDTHERIDAGLSVKFQSPHVYEDLSVTENLQIPLQRTDRDVNETINRTLDRIGLSARRDVQAAELSHGQQQRLEIGMATTLDPELLLLDEPVAGMSVEETNEVAELIQSLNDDGMALVVIEHDMEFVDEISQQVTVLNQGEIFRQGTIEEIQDDPDVRRIYLGEEA; from the coding sequence ATGTCGACGCCGGCAGTTGACAGGACCGGGCCCGACACTGATATACTACTGGCAACCGAGGGGCTGACGAAACACTTCGGCGGACTGACTGCCGTCGACAGCGTAGACCTCTCGGTCAAGGAGGGCGAGCTTCGCTGTCTCATCGGGCCCAACGGGGCCGGCAAGAGCACCTTGCTGGACCTGATCACTGGCCAGCTCGAATCGAGCGAGGGCAGCATCTACTTTGACGGCATGGATCTCACCGATCTCGATACACACGAGCGCATCGATGCGGGACTGAGCGTGAAGTTCCAGTCACCGCACGTCTACGAGGATCTGAGCGTCACGGAGAACCTCCAGATCCCGCTTCAGCGCACCGACCGGGACGTGAACGAGACGATCAATCGAACGCTCGATCGCATCGGTCTCTCGGCGAGACGGGATGTACAGGCTGCCGAACTGTCCCACGGGCAACAACAGCGTCTCGAAATCGGTATGGCAACTACCCTCGATCCCGAACTGCTGTTGCTCGACGAACCGGTCGCGGGTATGTCCGTCGAGGAGACAAACGAGGTTGCAGAACTGATCCAGTCGCTCAACGACGACGGGATGGCGCTTGTGGTCATCGAACACGACATGGAGTTCGTCGACGAGATTTCCCAGCAGGTGACCGTACTCAACCAGGGCGAGATCTTCCGGCAAGGGACGATCGAGGAGATCCAGGACGATCCCGACGTCCGCCGCATCTACCTGGGTGAGGAAGCATGA
- a CDS encoding urea ABC transporter substrate-binding protein, with protein MNDRTSTGRRSFLAGAGALGIGALAGCTGALDGDDGPAVGVLEDRSGNFQLNGTSKWQATRLALEEINEEGGILGEEIEIIDPDPQSDNERYQELTQELILDDQIDALWAGYSSATREAIRPIINDHDQLYFYTTQYEGGVADDTIFPVGSTARQQLGAVAPFMADEFGDDLYIITADYNFGQLSADWVNVMADENDWNVVGEEAIPLDETNFSSVINNIQEADPDFIMSMLVGANHENFYDQRDANDMLIPIGTSTTLAQGHEHIRYEPDAVTDVYAGVSYMEEVPGEANDEFVETFYDRWDDANYINQEAYNNYFSVYMWRDAVEEAGTFDQQEVIEVLEEGVEYEGPSGSIELDGATHHMTHNMQVAHADDNHDISFEEVGHIEPTFLREEVEGGEGIDLREQSLQTQYEPGDVYGDILE; from the coding sequence ATGAACGACCGAACGTCAACCGGGCGTCGATCGTTTCTCGCCGGTGCAGGCGCACTCGGTATCGGCGCGCTTGCCGGCTGTACCGGTGCGCTCGATGGCGATGACGGGCCAGCTGTCGGCGTTCTCGAGGACCGCTCGGGCAACTTCCAGCTAAACGGCACCTCGAAGTGGCAGGCGACGCGTCTGGCGCTGGAAGAAATCAACGAGGAGGGTGGTATTCTCGGTGAGGAGATCGAGATTATCGATCCCGACCCACAGTCGGACAACGAGCGCTACCAGGAGCTCACCCAGGAGCTGATCCTCGACGACCAGATCGACGCCCTGTGGGCAGGCTACTCCAGCGCGACCCGGGAAGCGATCCGTCCGATCATCAACGATCACGATCAGCTGTACTTTTACACGACCCAGTACGAGGGCGGGGTCGCCGACGATACCATCTTCCCGGTCGGTTCGACCGCGCGCCAACAGCTCGGGGCAGTTGCTCCGTTCATGGCCGACGAGTTCGGTGATGACCTCTACATCATTACGGCCGACTACAACTTCGGACAGCTCTCCGCCGACTGGGTCAACGTCATGGCCGACGAGAACGACTGGAACGTCGTCGGCGAGGAGGCGATCCCGCTCGACGAGACGAACTTCTCGTCGGTGATCAACAACATTCAGGAAGCCGATCCCGACTTCATCATGTCGATGCTCGTCGGCGCGAACCACGAGAACTTCTACGACCAGCGTGACGCCAACGACATGCTGATCCCGATTGGCACGTCGACGACCCTCGCACAGGGCCACGAACACATTCGCTACGAACCGGACGCAGTCACCGACGTGTACGCGGGTGTCAGCTACATGGAGGAGGTCCCAGGCGAGGCAAACGACGAGTTCGTCGAGACCTTCTACGATCGCTGGGACGACGCCAACTACATCAACCAGGAGGCGTACAACAACTACTTCTCGGTGTACATGTGGCGCGACGCCGTCGAGGAGGCTGGCACCTTCGACCAGCAGGAGGTCATCGAGGTTCTCGAAGAGGGCGTCGAGTACGAGGGCCCGTCGGGATCGATCGAACTCGACGGCGCGACCCACCACATGACCCACAACATGCAGGTCGCCCACGCCGACGACAACCACGATATCAGCTTCGAGGAGGTCGGACACATCGAGCCTACCTTCCTCCGCGAGGAGGTCGAGGGCGGTGAGGGGATCGACCTGCGCGAACAGAGCCTCCAGACTCAGTACGAGCCCGGCGACGTGTACGGGGATATTCTGGAGTGA
- a CDS encoding metal ABC transporter permease → MIRQTDDRLESIGLVLSVPLLAGFVAIAFGVMPERFFERACTAGESAGTRIACYGFMWNAVTTGVFIGLIGPLVGTYLVHREMALIGETLAHTAFAGVAFGTLVLGASGWETPLLLSALGAAVIGAVGVQYLADHTDAHGDVPVAIVLTGSFAVGALFLDLGGGFAFVDINSYLFGSISITDDRSVALMAILTGIVVGTVATTYKQLLFITFDPRAARVARLPVSRYNALLIVLTALVVVGAMQILGVILVAAMLIVPVAAAAQIADSFRGSMIGSIVVGEFSVLSGLALSWQYSLRPGAAIVVIAIGIYLVAVAVTTIGQRRLTIR, encoded by the coding sequence ATGATCCGACAGACTGACGACCGACTGGAGTCTATCGGCCTCGTCCTGTCAGTACCGCTGCTGGCCGGGTTCGTCGCTATCGCGTTCGGCGTCATGCCCGAGCGGTTCTTCGAGCGCGCGTGCACTGCCGGGGAGTCGGCAGGCACACGCATTGCCTGTTATGGCTTCATGTGGAACGCGGTTACCACCGGCGTATTCATCGGCCTGATCGGGCCGCTCGTCGGGACCTACCTCGTCCACCGAGAGATGGCGTTGATCGGCGAGACGCTGGCCCACACCGCGTTTGCGGGTGTCGCCTTCGGGACGCTCGTACTGGGGGCATCGGGCTGGGAGACGCCGCTCCTGCTTTCCGCACTCGGCGCGGCCGTGATCGGCGCGGTGGGCGTCCAGTATCTCGCGGACCACACCGACGCACACGGCGACGTGCCCGTGGCAATCGTTCTTACCGGCAGTTTCGCCGTTGGTGCGCTCTTTCTGGACCTCGGCGGCGGCTTCGCGTTCGTCGACATCAACAGCTACCTGTTCGGCAGTATCTCGATCACCGACGACCGGAGCGTCGCGCTGATGGCGATCCTGACCGGCATCGTCGTCGGAACCGTCGCAACGACGTACAAACAGCTCCTGTTCATCACCTTCGATCCGCGGGCGGCCCGCGTTGCCCGACTGCCCGTTTCGCGGTACAATGCCCTGCTGATCGTTCTAACCGCGCTGGTCGTCGTCGGGGCGATGCAGATTCTCGGTGTCATCCTCGTCGCCGCCATGCTGATCGTCCCGGTTGCCGCGGCGGCACAGATCGCCGATTCCTTTCGGGGATCGATGATCGGCTCGATCGTCGTGGGCGAGTTCTCGGTACTCTCCGGCCTCGCGCTCTCGTGGCAGTATAGCCTCCGTCCCGGTGCGGCGATCGTCGTTATCGCTATTGGAATCTATCTCGTCGCAGTGGCCGTCACAACAATCGG
- a CDS encoding ABC transporter permease subunit, with amino-acid sequence MSGGLGAIDRVRNRLEGPNTYGNSGLFWAVFAIAVLALAAYPLSPTTSPFDVLTTTQYFGLAFLALSLSIVWGYTGVLSFGQVAFFGVAAYTFGVIGINFSSATGVTAAFFGAVVVGAAFAALLGYFMFYGGVRDVYVTIITLVVAMVLNTFMAQTAGSEWTIGEAALGGFNGMTNIPDLAFGVGDTAFVFDGVGLYYALLVLLVATYLALRVLVNSQFGMTMVAVREDEDRTATFGYNVPFVKLVSFTIGGALAAAGGVFYASWGNFIDPTVFGILFAALPVVWVSVGGRESLIGAVGATLVIERMRTGLTDGVGPLGPEWAFVIVGGLLMTVILVMPGGIVPLIDRVVADRLGGRLPGLAGSETSESSPKEDTA; translated from the coding sequence ATGAGCGGTGGTCTGGGGGCGATCGACCGCGTTCGCAACCGTCTGGAGGGGCCAAACACCTACGGCAACTCCGGACTGTTCTGGGCCGTCTTCGCGATCGCAGTGCTCGCTCTGGCGGCCTACCCGCTGTCGCCGACGACCAGCCCGTTCGACGTCCTGACGACGACACAGTACTTCGGGCTTGCGTTTCTGGCACTGTCCCTGTCGATCGTGTGGGGATACACTGGTGTCCTGAGCTTCGGACAGGTCGCCTTCTTCGGCGTCGCGGCCTACACGTTTGGCGTCATTGGGATCAACTTCTCGTCGGCGACCGGCGTGACGGCGGCGTTCTTCGGCGCGGTCGTCGTTGGTGCCGCGTTCGCCGCACTGCTGGGGTACTTCATGTTCTACGGCGGTGTCCGTGACGTCTACGTCACGATTATCACCCTCGTCGTCGCGATGGTGTTGAACACGTTCATGGCCCAGACCGCCGGCAGCGAGTGGACGATCGGTGAGGCAGCGCTGGGTGGGTTCAACGGAATGACCAATATTCCGGACCTCGCGTTCGGCGTCGGCGACACCGCATTCGTCTTCGACGGGGTCGGATTGTACTACGCCCTGCTAGTGCTGCTCGTCGCGACGTACCTCGCCCTGCGTGTGCTGGTCAACAGCCAGTTCGGCATGACGATGGTGGCCGTGCGGGAAGACGAGGACCGAACTGCGACGTTCGGGTACAACGTTCCCTTCGTCAAGCTTGTCAGCTTCACCATCGGCGGTGCGCTCGCCGCCGCAGGTGGCGTGTTCTACGCCTCCTGGGGCAACTTCATCGATCCGACGGTGTTTGGCATCCTCTTTGCCGCACTCCCGGTCGTATGGGTCAGTGTCGGCGGCCGTGAGTCACTGATCGGTGCCGTGGGTGCGACGCTCGTTATCGAACGGATGCGGACGGGGCTGACTGACGGCGTCGGCCCGCTGGGGCCCGAATGGGCGTTCGTCATCGTCGGTGGCCTCCTCATGACCGTCATCCTCGTCATGCCAGGCGGTATCGTGCCGTTGATCGACAGAGTGGTCGCTGACCGACTTGGCGGCCGTCTGCCCGGACTGGCCGGAAGCGAGACGTCGGAGTCGTCACCGAAAGAGGACACAGCATGA
- a CDS encoding ABC transporter ATP-binding protein gives MTLDVSGLTAGYDGTPILRDVDCTVDEAEIVGIMGTNGVGKSTLLKTIMGLLEAESGTVEFRGEDVTSRSADERARAGIGYVPQGRDVFPGLTVEQNLLMGEGIGGDEATLYDRVYEYFPILEERADQDAGTMSGGQQQMLAIGRALVGDPDLLLVDEPSEGVQPSIVQSITEDLGRINEELGTTILFVEQNLSVVQNLAERCYAMDKGQIVDELDESELDDRDHLAEHLAV, from the coding sequence ATGACACTGGACGTATCTGGCCTGACTGCAGGCTACGACGGAACGCCGATCCTCCGCGATGTCGACTGTACGGTCGACGAAGCGGAGATCGTCGGCATCATGGGAACCAACGGCGTCGGGAAGTCGACACTGCTGAAAACGATCATGGGGCTGCTCGAAGCCGAAAGCGGCACCGTCGAGTTCCGGGGCGAGGACGTCACCAGTCGCTCTGCGGACGAGCGTGCCCGCGCCGGGATCGGCTACGTCCCCCAGGGGCGTGACGTGTTCCCTGGCCTTACCGTCGAACAGAACCTCCTGATGGGCGAAGGTATCGGCGGCGACGAGGCGACGCTGTACGATCGGGTCTACGAGTACTTCCCGATCCTCGAAGAGCGTGCCGATCAGGACGCCGGGACCATGAGCGGCGGCCAACAGCAGATGCTGGCGATCGGTCGCGCGCTGGTCGGGGATCCCGACCTCCTGCTCGTCGACGAACCGTCAGAAGGTGTCCAGCCCTCGATCGTGCAGTCGATCACCGAGGATCTCGGACGGATCAACGAGGAGCTGGGAACGACGATCCTCTTTGTCGAACAGAACCTCTCGGTCGTCCAGAACCTTGCCGAGCGGTGTTATGCGATGGACAAAGGGCAGATTGTAGACGAACTCGACGAGTCCGAACTCGACGATCGCGATCACCTCGCCGAACATCTCGCAGTCTGA
- the nikR gene encoding nickel-responsive transcriptional regulator NikR codes for MSDSVERVSLTTDPELIDELDAVVEDWDYASRSKAFRDAVRMFLADRHWDDDTDRHHSGSITIVYEHDVPGLNDELLEIQHDNEDVIVSTQHVHFDAHRCLETIVVDGSGDAIRDLVHRMESLGGVKQVRFIAV; via the coding sequence ATGTCAGATAGCGTCGAGCGAGTGAGCCTCACGACTGATCCGGAGTTGATCGACGAACTCGATGCGGTCGTCGAGGACTGGGACTACGCGAGCCGATCGAAGGCGTTCCGGGACGCAGTACGGATGTTTCTGGCTGATCGACACTGGGACGACGACACCGACCGCCACCACAGCGGGTCGATCACCATCGTCTACGAGCACGATGTTCCGGGATTAAACGACGAGTTGCTTGAAATCCAGCATGACAACGAGGACGTAATCGTTTCGACCCAGCACGTCCATTTCGACGCTCATCGATGTCTGGAAACGATCGTCGTCGACGGTTCCGGGGACGCAATCCGGGATCTTGTTCACCGGATGGAGTCGCTTGGTGGCGTCAAGCAGGTGCGGTTTATCGCCGTCTAG
- the urtB gene encoding urea ABC transporter, permease protein UrtB, with protein MSLLATAGVYRGLAVLFQFLDSFAFLVLATVGLAIIFGMMGVINLAHGEFILVGVYGTALAFHGMPIPFADAALPGLPLPIAMVVGVLITVVFGVIIERTIIRHLYDRLLDSMVATWGLGLVVAQLLLISFGSSLDSISTPMGNVAYGPFTSGVYRSVFLPVVSVLLLGALYLLFTRTEFGVKARATIEDPETARAMGVDTDRMYVMTFALGSGLAGLTGALYAPALGAITPDRGSIFLVEAFVAVVVGGPSVIVGTLSAAGLLGFFNAIVTSQYGTFAGLMAMLLVAIVLLRLLPDGITGYVEKVRQRRRAEQ; from the coding sequence ATGTCCCTGCTAGCTACAGCTGGAGTGTATCGAGGACTTGCGGTCCTGTTCCAGTTTCTCGATAGCTTCGCGTTCCTCGTCCTCGCGACAGTCGGGCTCGCGATCATCTTCGGGATGATGGGCGTGATCAACCTCGCACACGGCGAGTTCATTCTCGTCGGCGTCTACGGGACTGCGCTGGCCTTTCACGGGATGCCGATCCCGTTTGCGGACGCCGCGCTACCGGGACTCCCACTCCCGATCGCAATGGTCGTCGGTGTGCTCATTACAGTCGTCTTCGGTGTTATCATCGAGCGAACGATCATCAGGCACCTGTACGATCGGCTGCTCGACTCGATGGTCGCGACGTGGGGGCTCGGTCTCGTCGTCGCACAGCTGCTGTTGATCAGCTTTGGGTCCAGTCTGGACAGCATCTCGACGCCGATGGGCAACGTCGCGTACGGCCCGTTCACGTCCGGCGTTTACCGGAGCGTGTTCCTGCCCGTCGTGTCGGTGCTGCTGCTCGGTGCGCTGTACCTGCTGTTTACCCGCACCGAGTTCGGCGTGAAGGCGCGGGCGACCATCGAAGATCCGGAGACGGCTCGCGCGATGGGCGTTGATACCGATCGCATGTACGTGATGACGTTCGCCCTCGGCTCCGGACTGGCCGGATTGACCGGCGCATTGTACGCGCCCGCGCTCGGCGCGATTACGCCGGATCGGGGGAGCATCTTCCTCGTCGAGGCGTTCGTCGCCGTGGTCGTGGGCGGTCCCTCGGTGATCGTCGGTACCCTGTCGGCCGCAGGCCTGCTCGGCTTTTTCAACGCGATCGTCACCTCCCAGTACGGGACCTTCGCTGGGCTGATGGCGATGTTGCTCGTCGCGATCGTCCTGCTGCGTCTGCTCCCCGATGGGATCACAGGATACGTCGAAAAGGTCCGACAGCGACGGAGGGCGGAGCAATGA